The region CAAGATCGCTGCCGGCGCAGGCCCGAGCAAGTGGCGATTTTACGACAAGCTCGACGAATTGATCGGCCCTACTGCAAAGATGACCTCCGCTGCCACGCCGCCGCCGGATCCCAGTAATCCCTATCAAAGAGTTCCGATGGGAATACCAGTAGGAATTAGGTCAAATTCTGCCCAGCCTCAGCAGAAGCCTAACCGCAAAAGGCCTGCTGTTGACTCCGATGATGAATCTGAACCGGATAATTCAGCTGATTCATCCGATGGTTTGCCTCCAGATAGCTACAAGAGGCCGATGATGCCTAGAGTGGTAAATAATGTGCGTGCAATTAGGCCTAATTTGATGAATAAGAAGAATGGTGGGAGTGGGAATTCAATGAAGGAGCTCACTCGGGCTATCTTGAAATTTGGTGAGGCATATGAGCAAGCCGAGACTGCAAAACTTCAGCAGttggtggagatggagaagcAGAGGATGAAGTTTGCAAAGGAGTTGGAGTTGCAGAGAATGCAGTGTTTCATGAAGACTCAGGTAGAGCTATCGCAGCTCAAGAATAGGCGGTCTGAGACTAACAACAGCCACCACCACGGCCATGGGATCATCGGCAATAACGACAATGCCGAAAACAACAAGAATAACAACAACAGTGATAGCAGTGATTGAGGATGTGAGTAGACAAGTAGGGTATGTATTTGTACAAGTATAATTGTTTGGTATTTGAATCTCTTAGGTTGAGTTTCTTACTTGTTTCCTTTGTCTGTAATACTACCATTGCCATTGTTGCCATTGCTGCTGCATTGGGGTAAAAAGGCTGAATCTTGTGCATAAGCTATAATTAGAGTTATTCTAGTTGTCATTTTTCATGCCCTCAGTTCTTGTTGTTTATCAGGCAGAATCATGAATAAATCTATCTAAATATTTTAAGAGAATGTGCATAAATGGCTCTGTTTTCTACAGATTGTGTTGTTTCGTTTCGTAGCCAAGACTGAAACTTGTGCATAACCTATGGTTGAGTTGATTTATTTGTGACATTTGATGCTTCAATTTGTTTGGATAATGTGCTGTGGAACTAACTAATCCATCCATCTGATTATGTCAATGTCTGATCTTCCGAAAGATGCTGCTTTTCCAGATTTTATTTGAGAGGAACTTCTCTTTCATTCAAAACTGATATTTGAGGGTGATGGTTTCATTTTGTGATgtttttactaataaaaaatcATTTGGATTACAAGGATTTAGTGCAATTGGTCtaggaaaaaaatattgatatttgAAATGGAAGTTCATGCAATAACTGAGAAATTGTTTCAAATTTACAACAAAAATAGAAGCAGCATTTATTTGATAGATCAATTGCAaacagtgttgttagggtcgaggGTCGCACCGGGTCGATAAGGTGAAAAATCGGGTCGCGAGTCGACAAGTCGactgggtcgagagacccactaaTCTGCACACAAAATTCAAAAAGAAGATGAAAGTTAGAACAATACCTTGATTAAACAAAGGAATGAATAGATGAAGGGTGGCTCTGTATATTTGTTTAGGAATGAAGAGGATGAATTTAGGGTTTGAAAAGCTTGATGGTgttcatgcatatatatagataaaaaCGTGTGCAGTCAGAATATAAGTGTGagagatttttgaaaatcagAATATAAGTGTGAGAGATTTGAAGAAAAAACGTGTGCAGTCAGAATATAAGTGTGAGAGATTTGAGGAAAAAAGGCTGAGATTTGAGAGGAGCACACTGCTGAGATCAGAGAGGAGAAAAACGTGTGCTGCTGTTGAGATTAGTGAAAATCAGAGCAAAAGTGTGaaagatttgagaaaatcagcAGACTTTTAGGTAAGTTTTTACTTTTATACTTatgtttattttagtaaaaataaatcagcattaaaaaggaaaagattCAGAGAATAAAGGTCTAGGAATTACCTGTATCTCGACCCGGcggcgacccaggcgaccctctcgacccgggcgacccggcGGCGACCCCGTacctcgatcaacccacccatgttggggcggtgacggtctcgacccgggcgacccgggcgacccgagcgacccgggcgccattttgacaacactgatTGCAAATGAATCCTCAACAATGTCCAAATATTAAAAGATCCACAAATTACTACTAGTAAATTCCAGTTATAATCCTCCTAGGGACCTTTTCGCAACACAGCTTCCAATACTTGCCATACCTGCAACTAGAGATGTCAATCGGGTCAACTCGTTCGGGtagtcgggccattcgggtacgggctattcgggttatgatttttttgggttataaaagttcgaccctaacccttcgggtttcgggctaacccaccgggttattcgggccaatgcgtatttttaattcttttaatattttcaaaaaaataatacgtattttaaattttctttaattatatacatatttttaattaatcattcaacaatgaaatacgtattttaaattttctttaatatttttaaaaaatattaagttatttaaatttaaataacttattcattacataattatttataaaatatctatcaatagtatgtttatgtttatgtatttaaaacataaatcaacactctgttttaaaatttaaacataaatcaattcgtagaaaattgaataaaattttcataacgtaagaggtgagaggtgcatcgtagatgtaacaaaaatattttgaattgttaaagagtgaattatcaagatgctagctaattggagtaactctaagttttcttgaattataattggtcaaatttaatttattccagctgtaaataagttaaataataatttatctttgttttgagaatcatcaaagtacgcataattcaatgacgaagcggcgccaaaacactttgcactattatattggaaatatactaaaagaaagcttttatatacgagtatttatgaatccatgaaccacatagtgatttttttcgtgatcttatatagtcggttgacgtatttggattttgcatgattttagagggttgtcttggatgatttgattatatttctatattttggtatgtttacatgtttgttgagaaatgatataaaattgattagaaaatgtacacaaaatatgtggatgtgcggcagccttgtttgagtcaatgtttctcgcgattttgaagtctgataagcccctaatgcatatcattctcttcgtcttcgaaagagcttcgtgtggatatattgcacgcctcaatcggagctttgtagagaaaattatgaccgttacaaaaactgctcgttgtgcagaagccttcaatcCGACcggccgacccgtaacccgaacgggtcagcccgaatggcccgattttaaattcgggctgcgaaatttcAACcataaccctgtatttttatcgggttattcgggctgGGCCGCGGGTTCCgagttacattgacatccctacctgGCTGCAACAAACAGAAAATTTTTCCATTCAAAATGTTACAATCAATCAATGAACACATGATATGTACCAAATCTTACcacattcacaaataaaaaatgtaatgcaATACCAACCCAGTCTACTGCAATGTGAGAGTTGTGCTATGATGACATTCACAGAGACATGCTTCTATTAATGGATCAGATATGACATCTATatgtgaagatgatgatgtgtACTTACTTTGTTTTGCATTTGTCATCGTCGGTCAAAAAAGAAGAATTGTAAGGAACACCAGAGAAACTGAAAGTTAGATGAGAGGTGCTTAAAAATATTGTTGGAAGCGTACATGGTCCAGAAGAAGGCTCCCAGGATTTCCGGCACATAATGGAAGTTACGAACTAAGCCCCACCTGTTGAATCAtaattttcttttgttatttCTTTACGAACTAAGTTTTGATCAACCCGTATTCAGGATCATGATGAAGCTAATGTGGAAAGGTGATATGAAGCAATACGCCACAACCATAGTTAAGTGTACAAGGATAAGTACTTATCTGGCTGGTAGTCGTTGTGTTTGAAACCAACTTTTACTTGTAATGTATTTGGAGCATGGCATACCATCCTAATGTCAGTAAAAGGCTGTTCTTTGTCTGACCGGTAGTAGTTGCGTATGAGGCAACaatatacataaaatttgaCAAAGACAAACTAACAATTTAATTACTCCTCCACCAATACGAAAATTAAACAGTTAGATCACGGATCATTATCACTACCTTGGATGGAGGCATTTCCCATTCCTCCTCCTAAATTCTTGCCTTTGCCTTTGCCTTTGCCTGTCACAATCGTAGTTTATGTATATGCAGAGTATGCCTGCAATCCATAGAAATCAATAATTAAGTTTCCATACAATCCAGAATATGTTGAAGATAGCGCAACATGGCTTTTGGGAAAAACAGAGAAAAAAACATGTCAACTGAGAACAAATGGACAATTAGAGGCACCTACATATAGCCATGAATACTTACTTCGATGAACAAGAAAATGCAAAAGACGAAGCTCCCGAAAATTAATGCAGAAAATATCTCTCCCAAATGATCATAAACTATTGTAGGGTTGAAAATTCCGAACATGCAAAAAATTACAAAGATATCCATAAACTCTGCACTAGAAGGTTAGGGAACTTACAAGATAAAAACCATCTTGGCTTAAAACGTTGACTACATCTAGCCACTTGTggaatataaatcaagaaacgaTGCTTGAGAGATTTCGAGCAAGCACTAAGCAACTAAGCTCACTATGCTCACGAGTTTCGATGAGAAGGCAGAAATGAACAATTATGAtacatcagaaaaaaaaaagatagaaaaaaaatgtttgaagaaATAAAGCATGCCATATGTGAGAAAACTCTTGAATGATCCTTACCACCAGAGGCCAAGATATGTAACCAGCATCACCACATATGTTAGAACACCATTAGCCTGTAATAAGAAAATGGGAAAATATCACAAGACTGAAGCCTTCAATCAaaatatatactctctccgtcccaaaagaatatgtactttgagttcggtacgagttttaatacaaaattggtaaagtaagagagagacagagaaaaaaagtaattaaagtattactAGTAGAGAATGGTCTCAcattagagataaaagagttttcaaaattaaaaagggcatattcttgtggaacggactaaaaaagaaatagtacatattcttgtgggacagagggagtactgtTTTTACCATAGCGTCACAGACAGACATACCACCTTTTCCCAAGAGTTTTctatacattattctctctcctactttaccatttctccactttaactatttattactattatttttataaaacgagagCAGAAAAGTCAATGAAACTCCTAATAGTGGATGTAGGgagtaattggtaaagtaagcaAGATGGAGAAGGgtgattaaaatattgttagtggatattGAGACTCATATTATTAATGGTGGATcttagtggtataagttgtaaataaattgatataaatgagtaataagtttgggggaacttttcataaatgaaaatgagatAATTTTGTGGAACGGACTGAAAAGGAAAAATGTCcttatttttgtgggacagatggagtaataaattgtgagaggataaaattaatggaatgtgaaaatagtaagtaaaagaaaaatgagactGTATTGATGGATGAATGAAAATAATAACACGAAACATTTATTtgtgaacggagggagtaataaagtaGGAATGATGTGTTGAATATGCCATTTTAAGTGGGATCCATTAAAATTCACACGTTATGAGATACTAGTACATCAAAAGTCAATGCACCTTc is a window of Salvia splendens isolate huo1 chromosome 3, SspV2, whole genome shotgun sequence DNA encoding:
- the LOC121794102 gene encoding trihelix transcription factor ASIL2-like, translated to MEDDEEIQSQPSPVSNGRIAVTVAAAPPPPSSNSLTLALPIQNQKTPGSGGSREDCWSEGATAVLIEAWGERYLELSRGNLKQKHWKDVADVVSSRGDYSKTPKTDIQCKNRIDTVKKKYKAEKAKIAAGAGPSKWRFYDKLDELIGPTAKMTSAATPPPDPSNPYQRVPMGIPVGIRSNSAQPQQKPNRKRPAVDSDDESEPDNSADSSDGLPPDSYKRPMMPRVVNNVRAIRPNLMNKKNGGSGNSMKELTRAILKFGEAYEQAETAKLQQLVEMEKQRMKFAKELELQRMQCFMKTQVELSQLKNRRSETNNSHHHGHGIIGNNDNAENNKNNNNSDSSD